From Butyricimonas paravirosa, one genomic window encodes:
- a CDS encoding site-specific integrase, with protein MEQANVKVSFYLKKSEADADGMCPVMARLNIGKYSEAAFSLKLRVPQAIWSSGRASGKSVKAKEINNRLDEIRAMALGIYAELSVVRDSVTADDVKSLLLGMAGEQTTLLSYFRTFIENFAKRVGVNRTEGSLRSYRNAYNHVERFMREKYNLSDIPFSALTLSFIQDYDSHLRTDCRLSPGTIINLTVQLKIIVGEAVADGIITTYPFTGYEPVRPKQKRRYLTSEELQRLMTMPLHRPNLYLTRDLFLFSCYTGIPYSDMRLLSKEHLSLADDGTWWIRSSRRKTGVEFEIPLLDLPLHIMEKYRDTAPDGKLLPMYSNSTMNLNLKRIAKLCDIDCPLVFHAGRHTYATEITLGHGVPLETVSKMLGHARIETTQIYAKVTDDKINADTRVLNERIAERFSVVI; from the coding sequence ATGGAACAAGCGAATGTAAAGGTGTCGTTCTACCTCAAAAAGAGCGAGGCGGATGCCGATGGTATGTGTCCTGTAATGGCAAGGCTGAACATCGGCAAGTATTCTGAAGCGGCTTTCAGCCTGAAACTCCGTGTGCCGCAGGCAATATGGAGTTCGGGGCGTGCTTCAGGCAAAAGTGTGAAGGCGAAGGAAATCAACAATCGGCTGGATGAAATCCGTGCGATGGCATTGGGAATCTATGCTGAACTGTCGGTTGTTCGTGACAGTGTGACTGCGGATGATGTCAAAAGTCTGCTGTTGGGTATGGCTGGTGAACAGACAACGTTATTGAGCTACTTCCGCACGTTTATTGAGAACTTCGCGAAGCGCGTGGGTGTAAACCGGACCGAAGGCAGTTTGAGAAGCTATCGGAACGCCTACAACCATGTGGAAAGGTTCATGCGGGAAAAGTACAACTTGTCGGATATCCCGTTTTCGGCATTGACCCTCTCCTTCATACAGGATTACGATTCGCACCTTCGGACAGATTGTCGCCTCTCTCCGGGAACGATTATCAACCTGACCGTGCAGTTGAAAATCATCGTTGGTGAAGCCGTAGCGGACGGCATCATCACCACCTACCCGTTTACCGGCTATGAACCCGTACGCCCGAAACAGAAACGGAGGTATCTCACATCCGAGGAACTGCAACGGCTTATGACCATGCCTCTTCACAGACCGAACCTTTATCTCACACGGGATTTGTTCCTCTTCTCATGCTACACCGGCATCCCGTATAGTGATATGCGGCTTCTGTCGAAAGAGCATCTGTCACTTGCCGATGACGGCACATGGTGGATCAGAAGCTCGCGCCGGAAAACCGGAGTCGAGTTTGAAATCCCCCTGCTGGACCTGCCGTTACATATCATGGAGAAATACAGGGACACAGCGCCGGACGGGAAACTGCTACCCATGTATTCCAACAGCACGATGAACCTTAACTTAAAACGTATCGCAAAACTCTGTGACATAGACTGTCCGCTGGTTTTTCATGCCGGCCGCCATACCTATGCGACCGAAATCACGCTCGGACATGGGGTTCCGCTTGAAACGGTCAGCAAGATGTTGGGACACGCCCGGATTGAGACGACCCAAATCTATGCCAAAGTGACTGACGACAAGATAAATGCCGACACCCGTGTGCTGAACGAGAGGATAGCGGAACGCTTCTCCGTGGTTATTTGA
- a CDS encoding site-specific integrase, which produces MKKKSEHADKTIRHRSTFAILFYINRTKMRKDGTCQLLCKVSIDAEWEQIGTKVSVNPDIWNPEKGLANGRSANAVTVNRAIDELTEEITGHYNRIKNSLGFITAELVKNAVMGVGLKPLTLLALFREHNEDFRRRVGLDRIKETLDSYLRSYKHLSAFIKDKKGVEDVTLRSLDKNFYDDFELFLCKDCHMMPKTVHEHLYRLKKMTKLAVSQGTLRRDPYCRLHPALPRRKSRHMKLEDLKKLMETPVEKPQLQFVRDMFLFSTFTGLAYADLKRLKTSDITQSEDGAWWIHIRRQKTDTLSSVRLLDIPLRIIEKYRNQRQGDNVFNVYRRGYFILLTRELGKVYGFDLTFHQARHNFGTHVTLSLGVPIETVSRMMGHMSISTTQLYAQVTDKKVDEDMKALKASGFSGTTELCEEDFTARKGRKRTPHAI; this is translated from the coding sequence ATGAAAAAGAAAAGTGAACATGCAGACAAAACCATCAGACATCGCAGTACATTCGCGATACTGTTTTATATCAACCGCACCAAAATGCGCAAGGACGGAACCTGTCAATTATTGTGCAAGGTAAGCATTGATGCCGAATGGGAACAGATTGGCACGAAGGTATCCGTCAATCCCGACATCTGGAATCCGGAAAAAGGCCTTGCCAACGGACGCAGTGCGAATGCGGTGACAGTGAACCGTGCCATAGACGAATTGACGGAGGAGATTACCGGACATTACAACCGGATTAAGAACAGCCTGGGATTCATCACGGCGGAACTGGTGAAGAACGCCGTAATGGGTGTCGGGCTGAAACCGCTTACCCTGCTGGCTCTCTTCCGGGAACATAACGAAGATTTCAGAAGACGTGTTGGGCTGGACCGCATCAAGGAAACGCTTGATTCTTACTTGAGATCGTACAAGCACCTTTCCGCTTTCATCAAGGATAAGAAAGGCGTGGAAGATGTCACGCTACGTAGCCTTGACAAGAATTTCTATGATGATTTTGAACTGTTCCTTTGCAAGGACTGCCACATGATGCCCAAGACCGTGCATGAGCATCTGTACCGCCTGAAAAAGATGACCAAACTGGCAGTCAGCCAGGGAACGCTCCGCCGTGACCCGTACTGCCGTCTCCACCCTGCGTTGCCACGACGGAAGAGCCGCCACATGAAGCTGGAAGACCTCAAGAAACTTATGGAGACTCCCGTGGAGAAACCTCAACTGCAATTCGTGAGGGACATGTTCCTGTTTTCGACCTTTACCGGACTGGCTTACGCGGACTTGAAAAGGTTGAAGACAAGTGACATCACACAGTCCGAAGACGGCGCATGGTGGATTCACATACGCCGTCAAAAGACAGACACGCTTTCATCCGTCCGCCTGTTGGATATTCCCTTACGAATCATTGAAAAATACCGGAACCAGCGACAAGGGGATAATGTGTTCAATGTTTACCGCCGCGGCTATTTTATCCTGCTGACGCGGGAACTGGGAAAGGTGTACGGTTTCGATTTGACCTTCCATCAGGCCCGGCATAATTTCGGAACCCATGTCACACTCTCACTCGGAGTCCCGATAGAGACGGTCAGCCGCATGATGGGACACATGTCGATTTCTACAACGCAACTTTACGCGCAGGTGACGGACAAGAAAGTGGACGAGGACATGAAGGCTTTGAAAGCAAGCGGTTTCAGCGGCACGACTGAACTTTGCGAGGAGGATTTCACCGCTCGGAAAGGCAGAAAAAGGACACCCCACGCTATCTGA
- a CDS encoding helix-turn-helix domain-containing protein: MSYHFLERKDPRVDVLFQGLDNMERLIAAMEDTPKSVFHGERFLTDEELSKILRVSRRTLQEYRTLGVVPYYLVQGKALYKESDILKILEDAYKRCKEDMRWV; the protein is encoded by the coding sequence ATGAGCTATCATTTTTTAGAACGGAAAGACCCGCGTGTCGATGTCCTGTTTCAGGGACTTGACAATATGGAGCGGTTAATCGCAGCGATGGAGGACACCCCTAAATCCGTATTCCACGGCGAACGTTTCCTGACGGACGAGGAACTATCCAAAATTCTGAGGGTCAGCAGACGGACATTGCAGGAATACCGCACACTTGGTGTTGTCCCTTACTATCTGGTACAGGGTAAGGCCCTCTACAAGGAATCGGACATCCTTAAAATATTAGAGGATGCCTACAAACGGTGCAAAGAAGATATGCGGTGGGTGTGA
- a CDS encoding helix-turn-helix domain-containing protein, which yields MEIVCIDKQTFDELRVRFGKLEEKVMGMCRPVEDLGLKKWLDNQEVCEILRISKKTLQVYRDKGILPYSRIKHKIFFKTEDVHKLLESNYYHLKREL from the coding sequence ATGGAAATAGTATGTATCGACAAACAGACGTTCGATGAACTTCGGGTACGTTTCGGCAAACTGGAGGAAAAGGTAATGGGTATGTGCCGTCCGGTGGAAGACCTCGGCTTAAAAAAGTGGCTTGACAACCAGGAGGTGTGCGAGATATTGCGCATATCCAAAAAGACGCTTCAGGTGTACCGTGACAAGGGTATCCTGCCTTACTCACGCATCAAGCACAAGATTTTCTTCAAAACCGAAGACGTACACAAACTATTGGAATCGAATTACTACCACTTAAAACGAGAACTATGA